A genome region from Camelina sativa cultivar DH55 chromosome 10, Cs, whole genome shotgun sequence includes the following:
- the LOC104720391 gene encoding replication protein A 70 kDa DNA-binding subunit C-like — translation MASKQIIISPYVNINEINPALDHYKIRGTRVHASIEDALVKKFHNQINVGESKIIDTFSLVDYDGDYRTSALGFKMVFYRTTTFKPCDDFSVRVPEKYFQEFSTILAGKIDKQVLFDVVGQIAGVDSLDNVKTKGKENVKISFDLQDLSGDRLSCTIWGDLARTFEASIKEHENSVVVCVIRFACLKEWKGNYNVSNAFNTTYIHLNPSIPEVKKFRQMMPNTSVVELVQNEDEAKNRQPKLFVGKKDDELVSQIAEDDLNIMFVSLSALIGKTMLFKISITINNLKSDKGSYVVEKFWEKEDMVNQFVKETYRKVNDN, via the exons ATGGCCTCCAAACAAATCATTATTTCTCCCTATGTTAACATTAACGAGATCAATCCTGCTCTGGATCACTACAAGATCAGG GGAACAAGAGTTCACGCGTCTATTGAGGATGCATTGGTGAAGAAATTTCATAACCAAATCAATGTTGGTGAATCGAAGATAATCGATACTTTCAGTTTGGTTGATTATGACGGTGATTACAGGACAAGTGCTTTGGGATTTAAGATGGTGTTCTATAGAACCACCACATTTAAACCATGTGATGATTTTTCGGTACGAGTACCTGAAAAATACTTTCAAGAATTTTCAACTATCTTGGCTGGAAAAATAGATAAACAAGTATTGTTTG ATGTGGTGGGCCAAATTGCTGGTGTTGATTCTCTTGATAACGTTAAAACTAAGGGAAAGGAAAATGTGAAGATAAGTTTTGACTTACAAGATTTAAG TGGTGACCGATTAAGTTGTACGATATGGGGTGATCTTGCTAGAACTTTTGAAGCTTCTATAAAAGAACACGAAAACTCGgttgttgtgtgtgtgattAGATTTGCATGTTTGAAAGAGTGGAAAG GCAATTACAATGTATCAAACGCATTCAACACCACATATATTCACTTAAATCCATCAATTCCCGAAGTCAAAAAATTCCGACAAAT gATGCCAAACACTAGCGTTGTTGAGTTGGTTCAAAATGAGGATGAAGCAAAGAATAGACAGCCAAAG CTTTTTGTTGGTAAAAAGGATGATGAATTGGTTTCCCAAATAGCCGAG GACGATCTTAACATCATGTTCGTTTCTCTTTCTGCTCTAATCGGGAAGACCATGCTCTTTAAGATTTCTATCACCATTAATAATTTGAAGAGTGACAAGGGTTCTTATGTTGTTGAAAAGTTTTGGGAAAAAGAGGATATGGTAAACCAGTTTGTCAAG GAAACTTACAGAAAGGTTAATGATAATTGA